A genome region from Physeter macrocephalus isolate SW-GA chromosome 4, ASM283717v5, whole genome shotgun sequence includes the following:
- the LOC114485990 gene encoding kinesin-like protein KIF21B, with amino-acid sequence MAEGHTKPILCLDATDELLFTGSKDRSCKMWNLVTGQEIAALKGHPSNVVSVKYCSLSGLVFSVSTSYIKVWDIRDSAKCVRTLTSSGQVVSGDACAAASTRTITSAQGEHQINQIALSPSGSMLYAASGNAVRIWELSRLQPVGKLTGHIGPVMCLTVARTASPRDLVVTGSKDHYVKVRRSPRPGP; translated from the exons ATGGCCGAGGGCCACACCAAGCCCATCCTCTGCCTGGACGCCACGGATGAGCTGCTCTTCACAGGGTCCAAAG ACCGCAGCTGTAAGATGTGGAACTTGGTGACAGGGCAGGAGATCGCAGCTCTGAAGGGTCACCCCAGCAACGTGGTCTCCGTCAAGTACTGCAGCCTCTCTGGGCTCGTGTTCTCCGTGTCCACCTCCTACATCAAGGTGTGGGACATCCGAGACTCGGCCAAGTGCGTCCGGACCCTCAC GTCCTCAGGCCAGGTGGTCTCAGGGGACGCCTGTGCGGCCGCGTCCACCCGCACCATCACCAGCGCGCAGGGAGAGCACCAGATCAACCAGATCGCCCTCAGCCCCTCGGGCAGCATGCTGTACGCCGCCTCGGGCAACGCCGTCCGCATCTGGGAGCTCAGCAG GCTCCAGCCCGTCGGCAAGCTGACTGGCCACATCGGGCCTGTGATGTGCCTGACGGTTGCCCGGACCGCCAGCCCGCGCGACCTGGTGGTGACCGGCTCCAAGGACCACTACGTTAAGGTACGGAGAAGTCCTCGCCCCGGACCCTGA